The following proteins are co-located in the Prionailurus viverrinus isolate Anna chromosome A1, UM_Priviv_1.0, whole genome shotgun sequence genome:
- the LOC125174040 gene encoding zinc finger protein 474 isoform X5 — protein sequence MALRCTKRNCKPAMIRRPPTIICYICGREYGTKSIAIHEPQCLKKWHNENNLLPKELRRSEPKKPEVRTITAKGFYDLDALNEAAWTSALSQLVPCNICGRTFLPDRLIVHQRSCKPKVAK from the exons cCAGCAATGATAAGGCGTCCACCAACAATCATCTGCTACATTTGTGGCCGTGAATATGGAACAAAATCCATTGCCATCCACGAGCCACAATGTCTGAAAAAATGGCATAACGAAAACAACCTGTTGCCCAAAGAGTTAAGGAGATCAGAACCCAAGAAACCAGAAGTCAGGACCATTACTG CCAAAGGTTTCTATGATCTCGATGCCTTAAATGAAGCTGCTTGGACCAGCGCCCTGAGCCAGTTGGTTCCCTGTAATATTTGTGGGCGTACCTTCCTGCCAGACAGACTGATTGTTCACCAACGATCCTGTAAGCCAAAAGTCGCCAAGTAA
- the LOC125174040 gene encoding zinc finger protein 474 isoform X6 gives MIRRPPTIICYICGREYGTKSIAIHEPQCLKKWHNENNLLPKELRRSEPKKPEVRTITAKGFYDLDALNEAAWTSALSQLVPCNICGRTFLPDRLIVHQRSCKPKVAK, from the exons ATGATAAGGCGTCCACCAACAATCATCTGCTACATTTGTGGCCGTGAATATGGAACAAAATCCATTGCCATCCACGAGCCACAATGTCTGAAAAAATGGCATAACGAAAACAACCTGTTGCCCAAAGAGTTAAGGAGATCAGAACCCAAGAAACCAGAAGTCAGGACCATTACTG CCAAAGGTTTCTATGATCTCGATGCCTTAAATGAAGCTGCTTGGACCAGCGCCCTGAGCCAGTTGGTTCCCTGTAATATTTGTGGGCGTACCTTCCTGCCAGACAGACTGATTGTTCACCAACGATCCTGTAAGCCAAAAGTCGCCAAGTAA